One Oryctolagus cuniculus chromosome 7, mOryCun1.1, whole genome shotgun sequence genomic window, ttttgttaattaaatGGTTTGGTCATAATGCTTAGCTGTAGCCTGAAACTTTCTCCCAGTTAAGGGTGTAAATTGTGTAAGGTCTGGGACAGCATGATTTGtggatttttatttccattgggttaattttaattttaatggccCTTAATATTAGAGTAGGTCCCATATTTTATCCTTTCCCTCGGAAATAAAGATGTATCTATTTCTACCCTTCCCCCCAAAAATATTTAGAGGCAAGTGTTTGCCCCCAGATTGAAATTTAATAAGCATTTGGGATGAGGTGATAATACTTTATTGGTTTGCAGTAAAACAGGCTTTGTGGTGTGTCTTGGCACCACTTAGATAAAGAGATCCAGGATGCAAATCTGTCCAGTAGCTGTCCTGCCATCCTCACCGAAACCCCCAACCAGGTAAAGCTGATCGTTCCAGAGGCAAGTGCGATGGCCCATACGTTTCAGCCCACGGTCTGCACAGGAGAAATGGAACCACAGAGGAGGAGACTGGCCTGTTGGGTAGGGGCAGAGGGTGGTTATTACAACAGCAGCACTTTATTGCCCACAGAGCTCTTAGCTCAACCAGAGCTTAATTTTCTCCTCACTTAATTTGTTGGTGTCTTCAAAGGGTTAATGTTCTGAGCACTCCTTTAACACCTGTCAACTAATTCTCCTCCTCCCTACCCCCACCACCCCGTCCTCTTTCTTGTAGTCTTAGGTTCTTCCTATCTTTCCATCTTTTCCCTCCTTCAACAGTTAGTTGAGGTCTCACGGGTATCATAGATGTAGAGGTCGTTGCAGATGGTGTCTCTAGCTCTGGTCAGAGTTTCTCCACCAAACAGCACAGCAAAGGGCCCCACCACAGAACATGAGTGATGCCGCAGCCCCTGGGGCCCTTGCCGGGACCCCCGCACACTGCTCACGAGCCTTGCAAGCTGTTCTGTCAGATGCGGGGCGGCTGGCGGTTCTTCCTTGGGGGAGAAAGAAGGGACTGTCTGAAGCGGTCCGGGCGTCCCAGCTTTAGCCCCCTTCCACCCTAGGCAAGATGTGAGTCCGTGATACCTTAATCTTCCCGTGACTCCAGTGCCCAGCTACTTCTGGTTCAGCTGAATTGCAGCCCCCAAAGAGCAGTAGCTGATGGCGTGGGTGGGGCCCGGGGGTTTGGAGCAGGGCTGCACAGTGGCCAGAGCGGGAGACTGTGTGGCAGTCTTCTTCCTTGTAGCTGCGGATATGCAGAGATCCAGGCCTAAGATCC contains:
- the KLHDC9 gene encoding kelch domain-containing protein 9, producing the protein MAVAGPPPQEGSSGWAWRPVAQDPLLARGFHSCTELRGRFYLVGGLLSGVARQPSSDTVVFDPAGGQVVRLGARGSPSRSHHDAAPVGGRWLCVVGGWDGSRRLSTVAALDTERGVWESWTATPGNCPPAGLSSHTCTRLSDLELRVAGREGGIRTQRRYGSIYTLKLDPGTHTYCYKEEDCHTVSRSGHCAALLQTPGPHPRHQLLLFGGCNSAEPEVAGHWSHGKIKEEPPAAPHLTEQLARLVSSVRGSRQGPQGLRHHSCSVVGPFAVLFGGETLTRARDTICNDLYIYDTRQSPPLWFHFSCADRGLKRMGHRTCLWNDQLYLVGGFGEDGRTATGQICILDLFI